From one Montipora capricornis isolate CH-2021 chromosome 10, ASM3666992v2, whole genome shotgun sequence genomic stretch:
- the LOC138020356 gene encoding uncharacterized protein → MLIQSLRKKNTKGCQCELLEEIRSEVITTEPPQQECSDEQPQQESNEGQRQENANEPPAKRLRSEGELQIAVVLPDGKRHILDVPLQNTLKDLYQQVRNLLPGEYVSASIALHCPLDRNVTRRLHESSMRIQDVGLDSNVVVRVSLNENDENRSQET, encoded by the exons ATGCTAATTCAGTCT CTAAGAAAAAAGAATACCAAAGGCTGCCAATGTGAACTGCTTGAAGAG ATCCGTTCAGAGGTAATAACCACAGAACCACCACAACAGGAGTGTAGTGATGAACAGCCACAGCAAGAGAGCAATGAAGGGCAAcgacaagaaaatgcaaatgaacCACCAGCGAAGAGGCTTAGATCAGAAGGAGAGCTGCAAATTGCTGTTGTTCTTCCTGATGGCAAAAGGCATATACTGGATGTTCCATTGCAAAACACTTTGAAG GATCTATACCAACAAGTGAGAAATTTGCTTCCTGGAGAATATGTCTCAGCATCTATTGCTCTACACTGTCCACTTGACCGCAATGTTACCAGACGGCTTCATGAAAGCAGCATGCGTATACAGGACGTAGGTCTGGATTCAAATGTTGTAGTGAGAGTATCcttaaatgaaaatgatgaaaacagATCAcaagaaacttaa
- the LOC138019287 gene encoding uncharacterized protein — protein MENKWLTTEKGYQVRFAMKLIPSDMKWASSFSGELNNAATYFSPFANVSQSNKHTMFGSIGGSDATWQPWSYEKRLEVAKKVQKFKKRLKDPDKKQRSEVTKFIAQNKSRQEFIPPLGKFVNLIKPDPLHSINNGWQQWFTNCLTVAKQYTNSNQLKAAVVLSDLPTSCPIVTFLNCVKERMKCGRLYKNFCRWFSEKRKKGLQYSYRFTGLESKRFCWNFGLLIEVLLGIANISSSIKVKLHALAFSALQLRDSGSLFSRVEISREQLVELESKCQLYFNTHALFLDGINPTTWTIRYAIPYSTQQLFKESGFGLGLNSMQGREAKHIKLAAYVQNTCNVNKNQRWWMVFRHEYISMVWLRELDPYSITYRAEKKKACDSYIPKRVAEKNVSHCYFGLLKSNSGDDKCPLCISSTMKLVKEAATNGKISPALRTVLDSV, from the exons atggaaaacaaatGGTTGACCACTGAGAAGGGGTATCAAGTAAGATTTGCCATGAAATTAATTCCTTCAGACATGAAGTGGGCCTCCTCTTTCTCAGGAGAGTTGAACAATGCTGCAACATATTTTTCCCCATTTGCAAATGTCTCACAAAGCAACAAGCACACAATGTTTGGCTCTATAGGAGGTTCGGATGCAACCTGGCAGCCATGGAGTTATGAAAAGAGATTAGAAGTGGCAAAAAAggttcaaaaatttaaaaagcgcCTAAAAGATCCTGACAAGAAGCAGAGGAGTGAAGTTACAAAATTCATAGCACAAAACAAATCCAG GCAGGAGTTTATACCACCCCTTGGAAAATTTGTTAACTTGATAAAGCCTGATCCATTGCACAGCATTAACAATGGTTGGCAACAGTGGTTTACCAATTGCTTGACTGTCGCCAAGCAGTACACAAATTCTAATCAATTGAAGGCTGCAGTAGTTTTATCAGATTTGCCAACTTCCTGCCCTATAGTTACGTTCCTTAATTGTGTAAAAGAACGCATGAAGTGTGGACGTCTGTACAAAAATTTTTGCCGTTGGTTTTCGGAGAAGCGAAAGAAAGGGCTTCAATACAGTTATCGCTTTACAGGTTTGGAGTCCAAGAGATTTTGTTGGAACTTTGGGCTCCTAATTGAAGTCCTCTTAGGCATTGCCAACATTTCAAGTTCAATCAAAGTAAAATTGCATGCTCTCGCATTTTCAGCTTTACAACTACGAGACAGTGGGTCACTGTTTTCAAGGGTGGAAATTAGTAGAGAACAGTTGGTGGAGCTTGAAAGCAAGTGCCAACTGTATTTCAATACTCACGCCCTTTTTCTTGATGGCATCAACCCCACAACATGGACAATTAGATATGCAATCCCCTACAGCACCCAACAACTATTTAAGGAGAGTGGGTTTGGACTTGGATTAAATTCCATGCAGGGCAGAGAAGCCAAACATATTAAACTTGCGGCTTATGTACAAAACACTTGTAACGTTAACAAAAACCAGAGGTGGTGGATGGTTTTTAGGCATGAATATATCTCTATGGTGTGGCTTCGAGAATTAGATCCCTACAGCATTACCTACCGCGCAGAAAAGAAGAAAGCTTGTGACTCCTACATTCCCAAGAGGGTTGCAGAGAAAAATGTCTCGCACTGCTACTTTGGACTGCTTAAGTCAAATTCTGGTGATGATAAATGTCCACTCTGCATTAGCAGCACAATGAAGCTGGTGAAGGAGGCTGCTACAAATGGAAAGATTTCACCTGCTTTAAGGACAGTGTTAGACAGTGTCTAA